The Streptomyces sp. NBC_00670 genome window below encodes:
- a CDS encoding ArsB/NhaD family transporter, translating to MNDWHSWAAVVVFVGAYALIISEKIHRVAVALGGAGLMLAIGATDDGSAFYSEESGIDWNVIFLLMGMMMIVGVLKKTGLFEYLAIWATKRARARPFRVMAMLVVITALASALLDNVTTVLLIAPVTLLVCERLALPAAPFLIAEVLASNIGGVATLVGDPPNIIIGSRAGLAFDDFLLHLAPLVAVLVVVLLLLCRVMFRKAFVYDGERAAEIMALQEREAIRDPRLLVQGLAVLTLVVAGFVLHPVLHYEPSVVALLGAGLLVAVSTVDTAEVLAEVEWPTLAFFAGLFVMIGGLIDTGVVGEVSRGLADLLGGDELGGSLTLLGGSAVLSGVVDNIPYVATMAPLTSDLVQDMGGGSDHVLWWALALGADLGGNATAIGASANVVVLGIAERSGRPIGFWQFTKYGLVVTAATVALSLGYIWLRYFLPA from the coding sequence GTGAACGACTGGCACAGCTGGGCCGCCGTCGTCGTGTTCGTCGGCGCGTACGCCCTGATCATCAGCGAAAAGATCCACCGGGTCGCCGTCGCCCTGGGCGGCGCGGGTCTGATGTTGGCGATCGGGGCGACCGACGACGGCTCGGCCTTCTACTCCGAGGAGTCCGGCATCGACTGGAACGTCATCTTCCTGCTGATGGGCATGATGATGATCGTCGGAGTGCTGAAGAAGACCGGCCTGTTCGAGTACCTGGCCATCTGGGCGACGAAGCGGGCACGTGCCAGACCCTTCCGGGTGATGGCCATGCTGGTCGTGATCACCGCCCTCGCCTCGGCCCTGCTCGACAACGTCACCACAGTCCTGCTGATCGCCCCGGTCACCCTGCTGGTCTGCGAACGCCTCGCGCTGCCCGCCGCCCCGTTCCTGATCGCCGAGGTGCTGGCCTCCAACATCGGCGGTGTCGCCACCCTGGTGGGAGATCCACCGAACATCATCATCGGCAGCCGCGCCGGCCTCGCCTTCGACGACTTCTTGCTCCACCTCGCCCCGCTGGTGGCCGTCCTGGTCGTGGTGCTCCTGCTCCTGTGCCGGGTGATGTTCCGCAAGGCCTTCGTCTACGACGGAGAACGCGCGGCCGAGATCATGGCGCTCCAGGAACGGGAGGCGATCAGGGACCCCCGGCTGCTCGTCCAGGGCCTGGCCGTGCTGACCCTGGTGGTCGCCGGGTTCGTCCTCCACCCCGTACTCCACTACGAGCCGAGTGTCGTCGCCCTGCTCGGGGCGGGGCTGCTCGTCGCCGTCTCCACCGTGGACACCGCAGAGGTCCTGGCCGAGGTCGAGTGGCCCACCCTGGCCTTCTTCGCCGGACTCTTCGTCATGATCGGCGGCCTCATCGACACCGGTGTCGTCGGCGAGGTCTCGCGAGGTCTCGCGGACCTCCTCGGCGGCGACGAACTCGGCGGTTCCCTGACGCTGCTGGGCGGCTCGGCGGTCCTGTCCGGCGTCGTCGACAACATTCCGTACGTCGCCACCATGGCTCCCCTCACCAGCGACCTGGTCCAGGACATGGGCGGCGGCAGCGACCACGTGCTGTGGTGGGCCCTTGCTCTCGGGGCCGACCTCGGTGGCAACGCCACGGCCATCGGTGCCTCCGCCAACGTCGTCGTCCTCGGCATCGCCGAGCGCAGCGGTCGGCCCATCGGCTTCTGGCAGTTCACCAAGTACGGTCTCGTCGTCACCGCGGCGACCGTGGCGCTCTCCCTGGGCTACATATGGCTGCGCTACTTCCTGCCGGCCTGA
- a CDS encoding nitroreductase family deazaflavin-dependent oxidoreductase, with protein sequence MLLFRIGLGPLLSRRFVLLHHVGHETGYDRRAVVEVVAYEPSRRSWVVAAGLSTDAEWYRDLRAQPKTVLQFGNRHHAVTARFLTPDEGAEITARHVGRHPRSTRRLCAFRGLSCDSSESSLREAGRAIPFVRLDGDMHQPVATHRP encoded by the coding sequence GTGCTTCTCTTCCGGATAGGCCTCGGGCCCCTCCTCAGCAGGCGATTCGTCCTGCTGCACCATGTGGGCCACGAAACCGGGTACGACCGCCGGGCCGTCGTCGAAGTCGTGGCGTACGAACCGTCACGCCGCAGCTGGGTGGTCGCCGCCGGCTTGAGTACCGACGCCGAGTGGTACCGCGACCTGCGCGCGCAGCCGAAAACAGTCCTGCAGTTCGGCAACCGCCACCACGCCGTCACCGCACGGTTCCTCACTCCGGACGAAGGCGCCGAGATCACGGCGCGCCACGTCGGGCGGCATCCCCGGTCCACCCGGCGTCTGTGCGCGTTCCGGGGACTGTCCTGTGACAGCAGCGAGTCGTCGTTGCGTGAGGCGGGCCGCGCGATCCCCTTCGTCCGTCTCGACGGAGACATGCACCAGCCGGTGGCTACACACCGGCCGTGA
- a CDS encoding PP2C family protein-serine/threonine phosphatase encodes MSVNRPTAGSVMLSCMPLAAMAVVAVADVVAGPGVGFLPLVSLGPAFAGLVGGWRRTALIGAMALALCAGLGLYDGLFEGRRGLTALASVAGVTAAGVAAAVMRSRREAELAGMRLIAEAAQRVLLRPVQRTAGPLQVAVSYTSAVAEARIGGDLYEVVASPHGVRVIVGDVQGKGLAAVETAAVVLGAFREAAHDEPSLLGLGKRLERSVSRDPEGEKFVTAVLAEIGSGGEAAVLSFGHPAPMVVCADGTVHFPQPPSYALPLGLGAYAADDPEPYRVGFVPGDQMLLYTDGVTEARDDTGSFYPLADRAHLLEESDAHRALEGVREDLLRHTAGPLHDDAAMLLLRYHGHGRGEGGYLPGA; translated from the coding sequence ATGAGCGTGAACAGGCCGACGGCCGGCTCGGTGATGCTGTCCTGCATGCCGCTGGCGGCCATGGCCGTCGTGGCGGTCGCGGACGTCGTCGCCGGACCGGGCGTGGGTTTCCTGCCGCTGGTCTCGCTGGGACCGGCTTTCGCCGGCCTGGTCGGCGGATGGCGGCGCACGGCGCTGATCGGTGCGATGGCCCTCGCACTCTGTGCGGGACTCGGTCTCTACGACGGCCTGTTCGAGGGGCGCCGGGGGCTCACCGCGCTGGCGTCGGTGGCGGGAGTCACCGCCGCGGGCGTCGCGGCCGCTGTGATGCGGTCCCGCCGGGAGGCCGAACTGGCCGGCATGCGGTTGATCGCCGAGGCCGCCCAGCGGGTCCTCCTGCGCCCGGTGCAGCGGACCGCCGGCCCGCTCCAAGTGGCCGTCTCCTACACGTCCGCCGTTGCCGAGGCCCGTATCGGCGGCGACCTCTACGAGGTGGTCGCGTCGCCGCACGGCGTCCGGGTGATCGTGGGAGATGTGCAGGGCAAGGGACTGGCCGCCGTGGAAACGGCCGCGGTGGTGCTCGGCGCCTTCCGGGAAGCCGCCCATGACGAGCCCTCGCTCCTGGGGCTGGGTAAGCGCCTGGAGCGCAGCGTTTCACGGGATCCGGAGGGGGAGAAGTTCGTCACCGCCGTCCTGGCCGAGATCGGCTCCGGCGGCGAGGCGGCCGTCCTCAGCTTCGGACACCCCGCCCCGATGGTCGTATGCGCGGACGGCACCGTCCACTTCCCGCAGCCGCCGTCCTACGCACTGCCTCTGGGTCTGGGCGCCTACGCAGCCGATGACCCGGAACCGTACCGGGTCGGCTTCGTGCCGGGCGACCAGATGCTGCTCTACACCGACGGCGTCACCGAGGCCCGCGACGACACCGGTTCGTTCTATCCGCTCGCCGACCGGGCGCACCTGCTTGAGGAATCCGACGCGCACCGTGCCCTGGAGGGAGTGCGCGAGGACCTCCTGCGGCACACCGCGGGACCGTTGCACGACGACGCGGCCATGCTCCTGCTGCGCTATCACGGACACGGTCGGGGCGAGGGCGGGTACCTGCCCGGCGCCTGA
- a CDS encoding MarR family winged helix-turn-helix transcriptional regulator, whose translation MPEHRSLEGITDDVDTVTRAVLTASRLLVAVSARSLAAVEERVTVPQFRMLVVLSTRGATKLVALADLLQVAPSTAMRMVDRLIAAGLADRQANPGNRRETLLRLTPEGRRTVEYVTARRRAEIAAIVEKLRPVQRLALIEALAAFNEAGGESAALAADAGVFPLGWAVDTAAVPEA comes from the coding sequence ATGCCGGAACACAGGTCCCTCGAAGGGATCACCGACGATGTCGACACGGTCACCCGGGCGGTACTCACCGCTTCCCGACTGCTGGTGGCGGTCTCCGCACGGTCGCTCGCCGCGGTGGAGGAGCGGGTCACCGTGCCCCAGTTCCGGATGCTCGTCGTGCTGTCCACCCGGGGCGCCACCAAACTGGTCGCGCTCGCCGACCTGCTCCAGGTCGCGCCGTCGACGGCCATGCGCATGGTGGACCGGCTCATCGCGGCCGGCCTCGCGGACCGGCAGGCCAATCCTGGCAACCGCCGGGAGACGCTGCTGCGGCTCACGCCGGAAGGACGGCGCACGGTCGAGTACGTCACGGCCCGGCGGCGTGCGGAGATCGCCGCGATCGTCGAGAAGCTCAGACCGGTGCAGCGGCTGGCGCTCATCGAAGCCCTGGCCGCCTTCAACGAGGCGGGTGGGGAGTCCGCCGCTCTCGCCGCCGATGCCGGGGTGTTCCCCCTCGGCTGGGCGGTGGACACCGCGGCCGTACCCGAGGCTTGA
- a CDS encoding chloride channel protein: MFLAVVIGAGAGAGSVVFRWCIQAFTHLFSGHADYAATTGADNPHVPWLGRYVVLLAPVVGGLLYGPLVDRFAREARGHGVPEVMLAVAQRGGRISPKVAVVKTLASALTIGSGGSVGREGPIVQIGSALGSTLGRMTAATEGRMKLLVACGAAGGIAATFNAPLAGVFFAMELILGTFSAEAFGATVLASVTASVIGRAAFGDTAFLDLPDFHVAHLPQYGLFALLGVVAAMVGVGFSRFLYLVEDACDWLWRGPEWPRPAVGGLALGLVLLALPQMYGVGYPVLERATEGGYAIGFLLLLLVGKMLATSLTIGIGGSGGVFAPSLFIGAMLGAAYGIGVHDLLPGTAGAVGAYALVGMGAVFAGASRAPITAVVILFELTGEYSIILPLMLAIVLATATSRLLTRDTIYTLKLRRRGIDMEGPVRGARIGAQRVGAVMETLPSPLPSSMALTDAADLLRLSGHGALPVLDDAGKYVGVVTAQAVAEALAEQPDAAPARIGELAEPPAPVTVDQPLAQALHALLASAGTGVPVLDPAYGGPVGWLSHQSALRAVHDAAAHPTYG, translated from the coding sequence ATGTTCCTCGCGGTGGTCATCGGAGCCGGTGCGGGTGCGGGCTCGGTCGTCTTCCGCTGGTGCATCCAGGCGTTCACGCACCTCTTCTCCGGCCACGCCGACTACGCGGCCACCACCGGTGCGGACAACCCGCACGTGCCGTGGCTCGGCCGGTACGTCGTGCTCCTCGCGCCCGTGGTGGGCGGCCTGCTGTACGGGCCGCTGGTGGACCGGTTCGCCCGGGAGGCCCGCGGACACGGGGTACCGGAGGTCATGCTCGCCGTCGCCCAGCGCGGCGGACGGATCAGTCCCAAGGTCGCCGTCGTCAAGACGCTGGCCTCCGCCTTGACCATCGGCTCCGGCGGCTCGGTCGGACGCGAGGGACCGATCGTGCAGATCGGCTCGGCGCTCGGCTCGACGCTCGGCCGCATGACGGCGGCGACCGAGGGACGGATGAAGCTCCTGGTCGCCTGCGGCGCTGCGGGCGGCATCGCGGCCACCTTCAACGCCCCGCTGGCCGGCGTCTTCTTCGCCATGGAGCTGATCCTGGGCACCTTCAGCGCGGAGGCGTTCGGGGCGACGGTGCTGGCCAGCGTCACCGCCAGCGTGATCGGCCGGGCGGCCTTCGGCGACACCGCTTTCCTGGACCTGCCGGACTTCCACGTCGCCCACCTGCCCCAGTACGGTCTGTTCGCCCTGCTCGGAGTCGTCGCCGCCATGGTCGGCGTGGGCTTCTCGCGCTTCCTGTATCTGGTCGAGGACGCCTGCGACTGGCTCTGGCGCGGCCCGGAGTGGCCTCGCCCGGCAGTCGGCGGACTGGCGCTCGGGCTGGTACTGCTGGCCCTGCCCCAGATGTACGGCGTCGGCTACCCGGTCCTGGAGAGGGCCACCGAGGGCGGCTATGCGATCGGGTTCCTGCTGCTGCTGTTGGTGGGCAAGATGCTGGCGACCAGCCTGACCATCGGAATCGGCGGCTCGGGCGGCGTCTTCGCGCCCAGCCTGTTCATCGGCGCGATGCTCGGCGCGGCGTACGGCATCGGTGTCCACGACCTGCTGCCCGGCACAGCCGGCGCGGTGGGCGCTTACGCGCTGGTCGGGATGGGCGCCGTCTTCGCGGGTGCCTCCCGGGCCCCGATCACCGCCGTGGTGATCCTCTTCGAGCTGACCGGCGAGTACTCGATCATCCTGCCGCTGATGCTGGCCATCGTGCTGGCAACCGCCACCAGCCGCCTGCTGACCCGCGACACCATCTACACCCTCAAACTGCGCCGCCGCGGCATCGACATGGAAGGCCCCGTCCGCGGCGCGCGGATCGGCGCCCAGCGGGTCGGTGCCGTCATGGAGACCCTGCCCTCGCCCCTGCCGTCGTCCATGGCCCTCACGGACGCCGCCGACCTGCTGAGACTGTCCGGACACGGTGCGCTGCCGGTACTCGACGACGCCGGGAAGTACGTCGGTGTCGTCACCGCCCAGGCGGTGGCCGAGGCCCTGGCGGAACAGCCTGACGCGGCTCCGGCACGCATCGGAGAACTCGCCGAGCCGCCCGCGCCCGTCACCGTCGACCAACCCCTCGCCCAGGCTCTGCACGCCCTACTGGCATCGGCGGGCACCGGGGTGCCGGTGCTCGACCCGGCATACGGCGGACCGGTCGGGTGGCTCAGCCACCAGAGCGCCCTGCGCGCGGTGCACGACGCGGCGGCACATCCGACGTACGGATGA
- a CDS encoding DUF4396 domain-containing protein produces the protein MDPRTQPAGWIETIGWLSLGVAFASALIIAFDIFGRGYRQKMWIMNLVFPITALYWGPVALWFYFTRGRRDSVPVIEERGQPDPGEVPGWVVQSKAISHCGAGCTLGDILGEWLVYASGLAIAGKALYADFVLDFAFAWLLGVVFQYFTIAPMRDVSRARGIWLAIKADTLSILAFQVGLFLGMWVYQEVIFSPGLPKTTAAYWMLMQVSMVVGFFTAWPVNAWLVRVGWKEKM, from the coding sequence ATGGACCCACGCACGCAACCCGCCGGCTGGATCGAGACGATCGGCTGGCTGAGTCTCGGCGTTGCTTTCGCCAGTGCGCTGATCATCGCCTTCGACATCTTCGGACGCGGATACCGCCAGAAGATGTGGATCATGAATCTGGTCTTCCCGATCACCGCGCTGTACTGGGGCCCGGTCGCTCTCTGGTTCTACTTCACTCGTGGGCGGCGCGACTCCGTGCCGGTGATCGAGGAGCGGGGGCAGCCCGATCCGGGAGAAGTGCCGGGCTGGGTCGTGCAGTCGAAGGCGATCAGTCACTGTGGGGCGGGGTGCACGCTCGGTGACATCCTCGGTGAATGGCTGGTCTACGCCTCCGGCCTCGCGATCGCGGGCAAGGCCCTGTACGCGGACTTCGTTCTCGACTTCGCTTTCGCCTGGCTCCTCGGCGTGGTCTTCCAGTACTTCACTATCGCGCCGATGCGTGACGTCAGCAGGGCTCGGGGGATCTGGCTCGCGATCAAGGCCGACACCCTGTCGATCCTCGCGTTCCAGGTGGGCCTCTTCCTCGGCATGTGGGTCTATCAAGAGGTGATCTTCTCGCCGGGGCTGCCCAAGACGACGGCTGCCTACTGGATGCTGATGCAGGTGTCGATGGTGGTGGGTTTCTTCACGGCGTGGCCGGTGAACGCCTGGCTGGTCCGCGTCGGCTGGAAGGAGAAGATGTGA
- a CDS encoding L-serine ammonia-lyase: MAISVFDLFSIGIGPSSSHTVGPMRAARMFARRLRNEGLLDPAASVRAELYGSLGATGHGHGTPKAVLLGLEGASPRTVDVERADDRVEAIKESGRLNLLGDHEIPFSYDDDLVLHRRKALPYHANGMTLWAYDASGAELLTRTYYSVGGGFVVDEEAVGADRIKLDDTVLKYPFRTGDELLRLTKETGLSISALMLENELSWRTEEEIRAGLLEIWRVMKACVARGMSREGILPGGLKVRRRAANTARKLRSEGDPATLAMEWITLYAMAVNEENAAGGRVVTAPTNGAAGIIPAVLHYYMDFVPGADEEGVVRFLLAAGAIGMLFKENASISGAEVGCQGEVGSACSMAAGALAEVLGGSPEQVENAAEIGMEHNLGLTCDPVGGLVQIPCIERNGMAAVKAVTAARMAMRGDGSHKVSLDKVIKTMKDTGADMSVKYKETARGGLAVNIIEC, from the coding sequence GTGGCCATCTCGGTCTTCGACCTGTTCTCGATCGGCATCGGCCCGTCCAGCTCCCACACGGTCGGTCCGATGCGCGCGGCCCGCATGTTCGCGCGCCGGCTGCGCAACGAGGGCCTGCTGGACCCCGCCGCCTCGGTCCGCGCCGAGCTGTACGGCTCCCTGGGCGCCACCGGCCACGGCCACGGCACCCCCAAGGCGGTGCTGCTCGGCCTGGAGGGCGCCTCCCCGCGCACGGTGGACGTCGAACGCGCCGACGACCGGGTCGAGGCGATCAAGGAGTCGGGCCGCCTGAACCTGCTGGGCGACCACGAGATCCCCTTCTCCTACGACGACGACCTCGTCCTGCACCGCCGCAAGGCCCTCCCCTACCACGCCAACGGCATGACCCTGTGGGCGTACGACGCCTCCGGCGCCGAGCTGCTGACCAGGACGTACTACTCGGTGGGCGGCGGCTTCGTCGTCGACGAGGAGGCGGTCGGCGCCGACCGCATCAAGCTGGACGACACCGTCCTGAAGTACCCCTTCCGCACGGGCGACGAGCTGCTGCGCCTGACGAAGGAGACGGGTCTGTCCATCTCCGCGCTGATGCTGGAGAACGAGCTGTCCTGGCGCACCGAGGAGGAGATCCGCGCCGGGCTCCTTGAGATCTGGCGCGTGATGAAGGCCTGCGTGGCGCGCGGCATGTCCCGCGAGGGCATCCTGCCCGGCGGTCTGAAGGTGCGCCGCCGCGCCGCGAACACCGCGCGCAAGCTGCGCTCGGAGGGCGACCCGGCGACCCTGGCGATGGAGTGGATCACCCTCTACGCGATGGCCGTCAACGAGGAGAACGCGGCCGGCGGCCGGGTGGTGACCGCCCCGACCAACGGCGCGGCCGGGATCATCCCGGCGGTGCTCCACTACTACATGGACTTCGTGCCGGGCGCCGACGAGGAGGGTGTCGTCCGCTTCCTGCTCGCGGCCGGCGCGATCGGCATGCTCTTCAAGGAGAACGCCTCGATCTCCGGCGCCGAGGTCGGCTGCCAGGGCGAGGTCGGCTCCGCCTGCTCGATGGCGGCCGGCGCCCTCGCCGAGGTGCTCGGCGGCTCCCCGGAGCAGGTGGAGAACGCCGCCGAGATCGGCATGGAACACAACCTGGGCCTCACCTGCGACCCGGTCGGCGGCCTCGTCCAGATCCCCTGCATCGAACGCAACGGCATGGCCGCGGTGAAGGCGGTCACCGCCGCCCGCATGGCCATGCGCGGCGACGGCTCCCACAAGGTCTCCCTGGACAAGGTCATCAAGACGATGAAGGACACGGGCGCGGACATGTCGGTCAAGTACAAGGAGACGGCGCGCGGCGGGCTCGCTGTCAACATCATCGAGTGCTAA
- the glyA gene encoding serine hydroxymethyltransferase — MSLLNVPLHELDPDVAAAVDAELDRQQSTLEMIASENFAPVAVMEAQGSVLTNKYAEGYPGRRYYGGCEHVDVVEQIAIDRVKALFGAEHANVQPHSGAQANAAAMFALLKPGDTIMGLDLAHGGHLTHGMRINFSGKLYDVVAYHVDGETGQVDMAEVERLAKESRPKLIVAGWSAYPRQLDFAAFRRIADEVGAYLMVDMAHFAGLVAAGLHPSPVPHAHVVTTTTHKTLGGPRGGVILSTAELAKKINSAVFPGQQGGPLEHVIAAKAVAFKVAASEEFADRQRRTLEGARVLAERLVRDDVREHGVSVLSGGTDVHLVLVDLRDSALDGQQAEDRLHEIGITVNRNAVPDDPRPPMVTSGLRIGTPALATRGFEARDFAEVADVIAEALKPSFDAEALKARVAALVATHPLYPGVRK, encoded by the coding sequence GTGTCCCTGCTCAACGTCCCACTGCACGAGCTGGACCCCGACGTGGCCGCCGCGGTCGACGCCGAGCTGGACCGCCAGCAGTCCACCCTCGAGATGATCGCCTCGGAGAACTTCGCCCCGGTCGCGGTCATGGAGGCCCAGGGCTCGGTCCTCACCAACAAGTACGCCGAGGGCTACCCGGGCCGCCGCTACTACGGCGGCTGCGAGCACGTCGACGTCGTCGAGCAGATCGCGATCGACCGCGTGAAGGCGCTGTTCGGCGCCGAGCACGCCAACGTGCAGCCGCACTCCGGCGCGCAGGCCAACGCCGCCGCGATGTTCGCGCTGCTCAAGCCCGGCGACACGATCATGGGGCTCGACCTCGCACACGGCGGGCACCTGACCCACGGCATGCGGATCAACTTCTCCGGCAAGCTCTACGACGTGGTCGCCTACCACGTCGACGGCGAGACCGGTCAGGTCGACATGGCCGAGGTCGAACGGCTCGCCAAGGAGTCCCGGCCGAAGCTGATCGTGGCCGGCTGGTCGGCGTACCCCCGGCAGCTGGACTTCGCCGCGTTCCGCCGGATCGCGGACGAGGTCGGCGCGTATCTGATGGTCGACATGGCGCACTTCGCCGGTCTGGTCGCGGCGGGGCTGCACCCCAGCCCCGTCCCGCACGCGCACGTCGTCACCACGACCACCCACAAGACGCTGGGCGGCCCGCGCGGCGGTGTGATCCTCTCCACGGCCGAGCTGGCCAAGAAGATCAACTCGGCCGTCTTCCCCGGTCAGCAGGGTGGCCCGCTGGAGCACGTGATCGCCGCGAAGGCCGTCGCCTTCAAGGTGGCGGCTTCGGAGGAGTTCGCCGACCGCCAGCGTCGTACGCTGGAGGGCGCCCGCGTCCTGGCCGAACGGCTGGTGCGGGACGACGTCCGGGAGCACGGCGTGTCCGTGCTGTCCGGCGGGACCGACGTCCACCTGGTCCTGGTCGACCTGCGCGACTCCGCGCTGGACGGGCAGCAGGCGGAGGACCGGCTGCACGAGATCGGCATCACGGTCAACCGCAACGCCGTCCCCGACGACCCGCGTCCGCCGATGGTCACCTCCGGGCTGCGCATCGGCACGCCCGCGCTCGCCACGCGCGGCTTCGAGGCGCGGGACTTCGCGGAGGTCGCGGACGTCATCGCCGAGGCGCTGAAGCCGTCGTTCGACGCGGAGGCGTTGAAGGCGCGTGTCGCGGCACTCGTCGCGACGCACCCGCTGTACCCGGGCGTGCGCAAGTAG
- the gcvH gene encoding glycine cleavage system protein GcvH — MSDNPQQLRYSKEHEWLSDAVDGVSTVGITEHAANALGDVVFVQLPDVGATVTAGETCGELESTKSVSDLYSPVTGEVTEVNDDVVGDPSLVNSAPFEGGWLFKVRITGTPDDLLSADEYTAFIAG; from the coding sequence ATGAGCGACAACCCCCAGCAGCTGCGCTACAGCAAGGAGCACGAGTGGCTGTCGGACGCCGTGGACGGCGTCTCGACGGTCGGCATCACCGAGCACGCGGCCAACGCGCTCGGCGACGTCGTCTTCGTCCAGCTCCCCGACGTCGGCGCCACCGTCACCGCGGGCGAGACCTGCGGCGAACTGGAGTCCACCAAGTCGGTCAGCGACCTGTACTCCCCGGTCACCGGTGAGGTCACCGAGGTCAACGACGACGTGGTCGGCGACCCGTCGCTGGTGAACTCCGCGCCCTTCGAGGGCGGCTGGCTGTTCAAGGTGCGGATCACCGGCACCCCGGACGACCTGCTCTCCGCGGACGAGTACACCGCCTTCATCGCCGGCTGA
- the gcvT gene encoding glycine cleavage system aminomethyltransferase GcvT, whose protein sequence is MSSTTPGTPATPRRTALDALHRSLGATMTDFAGWDMPLRYGSEREEHLAVRTRAGLFDLSHMGEIAVTGPDAAAVLNHALVGDLRSVAVGRARYTMICRADGGILDDLIVYRLADTEYLVVANASNAQTVLDALTERAAGFDAEVRDDRDAYALLAVQGPASPGILASLTDADLDGLKYYAGLPGTVAGVPALIARTGYTGEDGFELFVAPADAEKLWQALTEAGASAGLVPCGLSCRDTLRLEAGMPLYGHELTTGLTPFDAGLGRVVKFGKEGDFVGREALTAAAERAEQNPPRVLVGLAAEGRRVPRAGYPVVADGTVIGEVTSGAPSPTLGRPIAMAYVDAAHAAPGAPGVAVDIRGSHEPFEVVALPFYKRRK, encoded by the coding sequence ATGAGCAGCACCACCCCCGGCACCCCCGCCACCCCCCGCCGCACCGCCCTCGACGCCCTGCACCGCTCCCTCGGCGCCACCATGACCGACTTCGCCGGCTGGGACATGCCCCTGCGCTACGGCTCCGAACGCGAGGAACACCTCGCCGTCCGCACCCGGGCCGGCCTGTTCGACCTCTCTCACATGGGCGAGATCGCCGTCACCGGCCCGGACGCCGCCGCCGTCCTCAACCACGCCCTGGTCGGCGACCTCCGCTCGGTCGCCGTCGGCCGCGCCCGCTACACCATGATCTGCCGCGCGGACGGCGGCATCCTCGACGACCTGATCGTCTACCGGCTCGCCGACACGGAGTACCTGGTCGTCGCCAACGCCTCCAACGCGCAGACCGTCCTCGACGCGCTCACCGAACGCGCCGCCGGCTTCGACGCCGAGGTGCGCGACGACCGGGACGCCTACGCGCTCCTCGCCGTCCAGGGCCCCGCCTCCCCCGGCATCCTCGCCTCCCTGACCGACGCCGACCTCGACGGCCTGAAGTACTACGCCGGCCTCCCCGGCACCGTCGCCGGCGTCCCCGCGCTGATCGCCCGCACCGGCTACACCGGCGAGGACGGCTTCGAACTGTTCGTCGCCCCCGCCGACGCGGAGAAGCTGTGGCAGGCACTCACCGAGGCCGGCGCGTCCGCGGGGCTCGTGCCGTGCGGGCTGTCCTGCCGGGACACGCTGCGCCTGGAGGCCGGCATGCCGCTGTACGGGCACGAGCTGACCACCGGGCTCACCCCGTTCGACGCCGGACTCGGCCGGGTGGTCAAGTTCGGCAAGGAGGGCGACTTCGTCGGCCGCGAGGCGCTGACCGCGGCCGCCGAACGGGCCGAGCAGAACCCGCCGCGGGTGCTCGTCGGGCTGGCCGCCGAGGGCCGCCGGGTGCCGCGCGCCGGCTACCCGGTCGTCGCGGACGGCACGGTGATCGGCGAGGTCACCTCGGGCGCGCCCTCCCCCACGCTCGGCAGGCCGATCGCCATGGCCTACGTCGACGCCGCGCACGCCGCGCCGGGCGCCCCCGGCGTCGCGGTGGACATCCGCGGCAGCCACGAGCCGTTCGAGGTCGTGGCGCTGCCGTTCTACAAGCGCCGCAAGTAA
- a CDS encoding AAA family ATPase — protein sequence MDRSTAYGTTPALALPDRTTVALPPQPTAPVVRDLRDRAGRTPHGLTFAPHDVVVVTGLPGSGKSTLMHRAVRGHRIDSQDTRDRWDARTPRLLPYAVYRPLVRLAHYAGLRRAVRAGGGVVVHDCGTQAWVRGWLAREARRRGGALHLLILDVGADQARAGQRERGRGVSPYAFLRHRRAARRLLRAVERGTLPEGCASATLLDRPAADALRRIEFEGDR from the coding sequence GTGGACAGGTCCACGGCGTACGGCACGACACCGGCCCTCGCACTGCCCGACCGGACAACGGTCGCGCTGCCGCCACAACCGACCGCCCCCGTCGTCCGCGACCTCCGCGACCGCGCCGGCCGCACCCCCCACGGCCTGACCTTCGCCCCCCACGACGTCGTCGTCGTCACCGGCCTCCCCGGCAGCGGCAAGTCCACGCTGATGCACCGCGCCGTACGCGGCCACCGCATCGACTCGCAGGACACCCGCGACCGCTGGGACGCCCGCACCCCCCGCCTCCTCCCGTACGCCGTCTACCGCCCCCTCGTCCGGCTCGCCCACTACGCCGGACTGCGGCGCGCGGTCCGCGCCGGCGGCGGCGTGGTCGTGCACGACTGCGGCACGCAAGCCTGGGTGCGCGGCTGGCTCGCCCGCGAGGCCCGCCGCCGCGGCGGCGCCCTGCACCTGCTGATCCTCGACGTCGGCGCCGACCAGGCCCGCGCGGGCCAGCGCGAGCGCGGCCGGGGCGTCTCGCCGTACGCCTTCCTCCGGCACCGCAGGGCCGCGCGACGGCTGCTGCGCGCGGTCGAGCGCGGCACGCTCCCCGAGGGCTGCGCCTCCGCCACGCTCCTGGACCGCCCCGCCGCGGACGCCCTGCGCAGGATCGAATTCGAGGGCGACCGGTAA